In one Deltaproteobacteria bacterium genomic region, the following are encoded:
- a CDS encoding chemotaxis protein CheW, giving the protein MEALTVDKKIIQLVTFRLGDEEYGVDILKVHEINRMMDITAVPNAPPCIEGVINLRGKVIPVINLRSKFGLPHKEKDAHSKIVVVDVGTAAGIIVDSVSEVLRIPSDIVEPPPPMTSGVGSEYIRGVGKLKERLLILLDIERLLGVSEGETTMVKAAAGM; this is encoded by the coding sequence ATGGAAGCGCTGACCGTCGATAAGAAGATCATTCAGTTGGTAACGTTCCGGCTGGGCGACGAGGAGTACGGGGTGGACATCCTCAAGGTCCACGAAATCAACCGGATGATGGACATCACGGCGGTGCCGAACGCTCCGCCGTGCATCGAGGGCGTCATCAACCTGCGAGGGAAGGTCATCCCGGTAATCAACCTGCGGAGCAAATTCGGCCTTCCGCACAAGGAGAAGGACGCCCACTCGAAGATCGTCGTCGTGGACGTAGGTACGGCAGCGGGCATCATCGTCGACTCCGTCTCCGAGGTTCTGCGAATCCCGTCAGACATCGTCGAGCCTCCCCCTCCGATGACTTCGGGGGTCGGTTCCGAGTACATCCGCGGGGTCGGGAAGCTCAAGGAGCGTCTCCTCATCCTCCTGGACATCGAGAGGCTCCTGGGGGTTTCCGAAGGGGAGACGACGATGGTCAAGGCCGCGGCCGGCATGTAG
- a CDS encoding methyl-accepting chemotaxis protein codes for MKVTFAKKMYGLVGLVSIIMIAGTAAAIYGLTFFLDKFENISHADFSKREPAMRSQVDLGHAIHAFKNYLIRKDEKYVKDFADEMEQQKRNIKNFEDLMAGNAGALAESKKAKEALTAYEQSFSELVRQRRSGKDIAAVDKLVKSKDGPLMESLEKMSDLFAKAEADKFSRLASTIRTLRWGLFFGVVLGIGIALGVSVVVIRKLHHSVESARDVAEKAAGGDMTRDVAVMSNDEVGDMAQGFNAMIGNLRRIAGQIKGMTNTLASSSEEVSATTESLTRGMKEQSKQTEQAAAAITEVAQTVMDVAKNASDASSASKDASRIAAEGRKKVEDTVAGMHGIAGTVKESADTVGELGKASQEIGTIINTINDIADQTNLLALNAAIEAARAGEFGRGFAVVADEVRKLAERTGKATKEITVKIEKIQEETERSVAGMQAGIVEVEKGVSLAEQAKAALDRIVAASAVSTDMIQRIAAAAEEQSAASEQVSSNMEAIANVTRTTETAVEQIRATVLGLSQMAGELNESAAWFKV; via the coding sequence ATGAAGGTCACGTTCGCGAAAAAAATGTACGGCCTGGTGGGACTCGTCTCTATCATCATGATCGCCGGCACGGCTGCCGCGATCTACGGTCTTACTTTCTTCCTCGATAAATTCGAAAATATTTCCCATGCGGACTTTTCGAAGCGGGAACCCGCCATGAGGAGCCAGGTCGACCTCGGGCATGCCATCCACGCCTTCAAGAACTACCTGATCCGCAAGGACGAGAAATACGTTAAGGACTTCGCGGACGAGATGGAGCAGCAAAAGAGGAACATCAAGAACTTCGAGGATCTCATGGCAGGCAATGCGGGGGCGCTCGCCGAGTCGAAGAAGGCGAAGGAGGCCCTCACCGCATATGAGCAGTCGTTCTCCGAACTGGTTCGCCAGCGCCGGTCCGGCAAGGACATCGCCGCCGTCGACAAGCTCGTGAAAAGCAAGGACGGGCCGTTGATGGAATCCCTCGAAAAGATGAGCGACCTGTTCGCGAAGGCGGAGGCTGATAAGTTCTCGCGCCTTGCCTCCACGATCAGGACGCTCCGATGGGGGCTCTTTTTCGGCGTGGTCCTCGGAATCGGGATCGCGTTGGGGGTGAGCGTCGTAGTGATCCGCAAGCTGCACCATTCGGTCGAGTCGGCCCGCGACGTGGCGGAGAAGGCGGCGGGCGGCGACATGACCCGGGACGTCGCCGTGATGAGCAACGACGAGGTCGGCGACATGGCGCAGGGGTTCAACGCGATGATAGGGAACCTGCGCCGGATCGCGGGACAGATCAAGGGGATGACGAACACGCTGGCGAGCAGCAGCGAGGAAGTCTCCGCAACGACGGAGTCCCTCACGCGCGGAATGAAGGAGCAGAGCAAGCAGACGGAACAGGCGGCCGCGGCGATCACTGAAGTGGCCCAAACGGTGATGGACGTCGCGAAGAACGCGTCCGACGCCTCAAGCGCGTCGAAGGACGCCAGCCGGATCGCGGCGGAGGGGCGAAAGAAGGTCGAGGACACGGTCGCCGGGATGCACGGGATAGCGGGCACGGTGAAGGAGTCCGCGGATACGGTCGGGGAGCTCGGGAAGGCGAGCCAGGAGATAGGGACGATCATAAACACCATCAACGATATAGCCGACCAGACGAACCTGCTGGCCCTGAATGCCGCCATAGAGGCGGCGCGCGCCGGAGAGTTCGGGAGGGGATTCGCCGTCGTCGCCGACGAGGTAAGGAAGCTGGCGGAGCGGACCGGCAAGGCGACGAAGGAAATCACCGTGAAGATCGAAAAGATCCAGGAAGAGACGGAGCGGTCGGTAGCGGGTATGCAGGCAGGGATCGTGGAAGTCGAGAAGGGAGTGTCGCTCGCCGAACAGGCGAAGGCCGCCCTGGATCGCATCGTCGCCGCCTCGGCCGTCAGCACCGACATGATTCAGCGGATCGCCGCCGCCGCCGAAGAGCAGTCCGCCGCGTCCGAACAGGTGTCGTCCAACATGGAGGCTATCGCCAACGTCACCCGGACGACCGAGACCGCCGTGGAACAGATCCGTGCGACCGTTCTCGGCCTTTCCCAGATGGCGGGCGAGCTGAACGAATCGGCCGCCTGGTTCAAGGTATAG
- a CDS encoding HDOD domain-containing protein: protein MAEDRGLEIQSFVKGMYRTRTIPTMLGKILALVKDENSSPQDLIQLISHDQALAERTIRIANSVMFGHSGTVRDLRHAVMFLGYERIRSIALAMGVMDAFPARNSLDIQNLWIHGYEVAYLSAVISDTISMVAPAESFLCGLIHDIGRLIFFEKDREKYYEIGTGDDFLDREMELFGCTHADAGGWYAVNAGIPDDIVSAIRSHHHPSEAGENHLGVSILSLAEGLSRRFCPRFIDDGVWIPAHGAILLELDIGDDAMQSICHKLGGLRYDIKAFFGGE, encoded by the coding sequence ATGGCAGAGGACCGAGGGTTAGAAATCCAGTCGTTCGTGAAGGGGATGTACCGCACGCGGACGATCCCCACCATGCTCGGGAAAATACTGGCCCTCGTAAAGGACGAGAACTCCTCACCCCAGGACCTTATCCAGCTGATCTCGCACGACCAGGCGCTCGCCGAACGGACCATACGGATCGCCAACTCGGTCATGTTCGGCCATTCCGGCACCGTTCGGGACTTGAGGCACGCCGTGATGTTCCTCGGATACGAGCGGATCCGCTCCATCGCGCTGGCGATGGGCGTGATGGACGCCTTCCCGGCGAGAAACTCCCTCGACATCCAGAACCTCTGGATCCACGGGTACGAGGTCGCCTATCTCTCCGCCGTCATCTCGGACACGATCTCGATGGTCGCACCGGCCGAGAGTTTCCTGTGCGGCCTGATCCACGACATAGGGCGGCTTATTTTCTTCGAAAAGGACAGGGAGAAGTACTACGAAATCGGGACGGGGGACGATTTCCTCGATCGGGAGATGGAGCTTTTCGGCTGCACGCATGCCGACGCGGGGGGATGGTACGCGGTAAATGCGGGGATCCCGGACGACATCGTGTCGGCGATCCGTAGCCACCACCACCCGTCGGAGGCCGGAGAAAACCATCTCGGGGTCTCCATCCTGTCGTTGGCGGAGGGGCTTTCGCGGCGGTTCTGCCCGCGGTTCATCGACGACGGCGTCTGGATCCCCGCGCACGGCGCCATCCTTCTGGAGCTCGACATCGGGGACGACGCCATGCAGTCGATCTGCCACAAGCTGGGCGGACTTCGGTATGATATAAAAGCGTTCTTCGGGGGGGAATGA
- a CDS encoding flagellar hook-basal body protein yields the protein MLAVPTGMHKGIYIALSGAVLKQGQLDLLSNNIANANTVGFKKSRSSFKEHLLSRLSGTPESDDGRAMSDLSAVRNDFSEGNHFKTGNPLDVALDGNGFFSLEGGRYTRKGDFRVSGDGYLIAQGGRKVLGAKGPIKLPPGKADITTSGDVRVDGKPVDTLKIVSFGNTDSLVQLEDSQFTTDMKPAKSNAVAMSGNLEASNVYVVKEMVQLLATMREFESYQKVIQAFDDAASRVNNEMARI from the coding sequence ATGCTTGCTGTTCCAACAGGCATGCACAAGGGCATCTACATCGCGCTTTCAGGAGCGGTCCTCAAGCAGGGCCAGCTCGATCTTCTCTCCAACAACATAGCCAACGCCAACACCGTCGGCTTCAAGAAGTCGCGCTCGTCGTTCAAGGAACACCTCTTATCGCGACTGAGCGGTACCCCGGAGAGCGACGACGGCCGCGCCATGAGCGACCTTTCCGCGGTCCGGAACGATTTTTCGGAGGGGAACCACTTCAAGACGGGGAACCCCCTCGACGTGGCCCTTGACGGTAACGGTTTCTTCAGCCTGGAGGGAGGCCGCTACACGAGAAAGGGCGACTTTCGGGTGAGCGGAGACGGCTATCTCATCGCCCAGGGCGGCCGGAAGGTCCTCGGCGCGAAGGGTCCCATAAAGCTCCCTCCCGGCAAGGCGGACATCACGACTTCGGGCGATGTGCGCGTCGACGGAAAGCCGGTCGATACCTTGAAGATCGTGAGCTTCGGGAATACCGACTCGCTGGTGCAGCTCGAGGACAGCCAGTTCACGACCGACATGAAGCCGGCGAAATCGAACGCCGTCGCCATGTCGGGGAATCTCGAGGCTTCAAACGTCTACGTGGTGAAGGAGATGGTCCAGCTTCTGGCGACGATGCGGGAGTTCGAATCGTACCAGAAGGTGATCCAGGCGTTCGACGACGCGGCGTCCCGCGTTAACAACGAGATGGCGAGGATCTGA
- the flgG gene encoding flagellar basal-body rod protein FlgG: protein MLRSLFTAATGMEAQRINIDVVANNLANVNTTGFKRGRADFQDLLYQNVRTPGSASAEGFQIPSGIQVGLGVRPVAVQKIFEQGDFATTGNQLDLVIEGDGFFQVPKPDGEMAYTRAGSFKMDSEGRVVTSDGYPIDPAITIPSNTMSITIGTDGKVTVTQPGTSAPTQVGQITLARFTNPGGLRAIGRNLFLPTDASGEAITANPGVDGMGTVSQGFVEMSNVNVVEEMINMIVSQRAYEINSKAVQASDEMLQAANNMRR, encoded by the coding sequence ATGCTTAGGTCGCTTTTCACGGCTGCGACGGGTATGGAAGCGCAGCGGATCAACATCGACGTGGTGGCGAACAACCTCGCCAACGTGAACACAACCGGGTTCAAGCGCGGGAGGGCGGATTTCCAGGACCTTCTCTACCAGAACGTGCGGACCCCCGGTTCCGCTTCCGCTGAAGGGTTCCAGATCCCCTCCGGCATACAGGTGGGGCTCGGCGTGCGCCCCGTGGCCGTCCAGAAGATCTTCGAACAGGGGGACTTCGCCACCACGGGAAACCAGCTCGACCTCGTCATCGAAGGGGACGGTTTTTTCCAGGTCCCCAAGCCGGACGGCGAAATGGCCTACACCAGGGCGGGCAGCTTCAAGATGGACAGCGAGGGGCGTGTCGTCACCTCCGACGGCTATCCGATCGACCCCGCGATCACGATCCCGTCGAACACAATGAGCATCACGATAGGCACCGACGGCAAGGTCACGGTGACCCAGCCGGGGACCAGCGCTCCCACCCAGGTCGGCCAGATAACGCTCGCGCGATTCACCAATCCAGGCGGGTTGCGGGCGATCGGGCGGAACCTTTTCCTGCCGACCGACGCGTCCGGTGAGGCCATCACCGCGAATCCGGGCGTCGACGGAATGGGGACGGTTTCCCAGGGATTCGTCGAAATGAGCAACGTGAACGTGGTCGAGGAGATGATCAACATGATCGTCAGCCAGCGGGCGTACGAGATCAATTCGAAGGCCGTCCAGGCCTCCGACGAGATGCTCCAGGCCGCCAACAACATGAGGAGATGA
- the flgA gene encoding flagellar basal body P-ring formation protein FlgA gives MRAAQVAATILILLSAAAAAFPAFAGSPAPAEILRAYVLEHRPWTDVEVRNLSLSAEPPKTAPRRITVAKGLPGRTVFSMEYENGPAVTATADVAAFDEVVVSARPLRKGMPVGEEDVCLSRMEIGRVPAGAIRDPQAVVGKILTRSLGRNLPVVDRHVAETSLVKRGRKVTLLYENGGMRIAATGETRENAYVSNAVMAVNTASKRTVTGILIDENTVRVNR, from the coding sequence ATGCGCGCAGCCCAGGTCGCGGCGACGATCCTCATCCTGCTATCGGCGGCGGCCGCGGCTTTCCCGGCCTTCGCCGGGAGCCCGGCGCCGGCGGAGATCCTCCGGGCGTACGTGCTGGAGCACCGCCCCTGGACCGACGTCGAGGTGCGCAACCTTTCCCTCAGCGCGGAGCCGCCGAAAACGGCCCCGCGCCGCATCACCGTCGCGAAAGGGCTTCCCGGCCGGACCGTCTTCTCCATGGAATACGAAAACGGGCCGGCCGTCACGGCGACGGCCGACGTCGCCGCGTTCGATGAGGTCGTCGTAAGCGCGCGTCCCCTTCGGAAGGGCATGCCCGTCGGCGAGGAGGACGTCTGCCTTTCCCGCATGGAGATCGGGCGCGTTCCAGCCGGAGCGATTCGGGACCCGCAGGCGGTCGTCGGCAAAATCCTTACCCGGTCGCTCGGGCGGAACCTCCCGGTCGTCGACAGGCACGTCGCCGAAACCTCGCTCGTGAAGCGGGGCCGGAAAGTGACGCTTCTGTACGAGAACGGCGGCATGCGGATCGCCGCCACCGGCGAGACCCGCGAGAACGCATACGTCAGCAACGCCGTTATGGCGGTCAACACCGCATCGAAACGAACTGTAACGGGGATCCTGATCGATGAAAACACGGTCCGTGTCAATCGTTAG
- a CDS encoding flagellar basal body L-ring protein FlgH: protein MKTRSVSIVREAFAVLGSALLFLGCAMTPKLPPPPPKYVYPQEKGNGKTANSLWSDGGGLFEDPKARRTNDLLTIVVSENISGSGTADTNAARKSTLDAKVTGFFGAPLDLNRPNLYGTGNKFSPTVSGSMESDFEGTGTTNRTGKIVGTITARVVEVMPNGTLAIESRKDITINNEKQTLILRGMVRPEDVSVANEIPSSKVADADIYLVGDGVLQDKQKQGWLTRFIDNVWPF from the coding sequence ATGAAAACACGGTCCGTGTCAATCGTTAGAGAGGCCTTCGCCGTCCTGGGCTCCGCGCTGCTCTTCCTCGGATGCGCGATGACGCCGAAGCTGCCCCCGCCCCCGCCCAAATACGTTTATCCGCAGGAGAAAGGGAACGGGAAGACGGCTAATTCCCTCTGGAGCGACGGGGGAGGCCTCTTCGAGGACCCGAAGGCGAGAAGGACCAACGATCTGCTGACCATCGTCGTATCGGAGAACATCTCCGGCTCCGGCACGGCCGACACGAACGCGGCAAGGAAGTCGACGCTCGACGCGAAGGTCACCGGCTTCTTCGGCGCCCCTCTCGACCTCAACAGGCCGAACCTCTACGGGACGGGGAACAAATTTTCGCCGACCGTGAGCGGGTCGATGGAAAGCGATTTCGAAGGAACGGGGACAACGAACCGGACGGGGAAGATCGTCGGCACCATCACCGCCCGCGTAGTGGAGGTGATGCCGAACGGCACCCTCGCCATCGAGTCGCGCAAGGACATCACGATCAACAACGAGAAGCAGACCCTCATCCTGCGAGGGATGGTCCGCCCCGAGGACGTAAGCGTCGCGAACGAGATTCCGAGCAGCAAGGTCGCGGACGCCGATATCTACCTCGTCGGGGACGGGGTCCTCCAGGACAAACAGAAGCAGGGGTGGCTGACGCGGTTCATCGACAACGTCTGGCCGTTCTGA
- a CDS encoding flagellar basal body P-ring protein FlgI has product MDAYRGSAKTAVLIGLVLALTAGMAAPSLAERIKDLAVFEGVRENQLVGYGLVVGLDGAGDKGLATQQSIVNMLKRMGLTVNANDIKAKNTAAVMVTAMLPPFPKPGTRIDASVAAMGDAKTLQGGTLILTPLKGADGKVYAVAQGPVSIGGFIGGEGGTKVVKNHPTVGNVPRGAIIEKDLPFIVGGDELRLFLNRQDFTNATRIAGRINETLKTGHARAADSSTVKLLVPESYKGRLPELISAVEAIEVSVDMPARVTVNERTGTVVIGESVKISPVAIAHGNLTIEIRTDFQVSQPKPFAPEKAETVVVPQKQVAANEQKATLMEVSGATLGEIVKALNSLGVTPRDLIAILQALRSSGALRAELEII; this is encoded by the coding sequence ATGGATGCGTACCGCGGGAGCGCGAAAACCGCGGTATTGATCGGGCTGGTCCTGGCCTTGACGGCCGGCATGGCCGCCCCGTCCCTCGCCGAGAGAATCAAGGATCTCGCGGTTTTCGAGGGAGTTCGCGAAAACCAGCTGGTCGGATACGGCCTCGTCGTCGGCCTCGACGGCGCGGGCGACAAGGGGTTGGCCACCCAGCAAAGCATCGTCAACATGCTGAAACGCATGGGCCTGACCGTGAACGCCAACGATATCAAGGCGAAGAACACGGCCGCGGTGATGGTCACCGCGATGCTGCCCCCGTTCCCGAAGCCGGGCACCCGGATAGACGCGTCGGTGGCGGCCATGGGAGACGCCAAGACACTCCAGGGGGGAACGCTGATACTGACGCCGCTGAAAGGAGCTGACGGCAAGGTCTATGCGGTCGCGCAGGGCCCCGTATCCATCGGCGGATTCATCGGCGGAGAGGGCGGGACCAAGGTCGTCAAGAACCATCCTACCGTCGGCAACGTCCCGCGCGGCGCGATCATAGAGAAAGACCTTCCCTTCATCGTGGGGGGGGATGAGCTCCGCCTGTTTCTGAACCGGCAGGACTTCACGAACGCGACCCGTATCGCGGGGAGGATCAACGAAACGCTCAAGACGGGGCATGCGCGGGCCGCGGATTCCTCCACGGTCAAGCTGCTTGTGCCGGAGAGCTACAAAGGCCGCCTTCCCGAGCTTATCTCGGCCGTCGAAGCGATCGAAGTTTCGGTCGACATGCCTGCGCGCGTGACTGTGAACGAGCGAACCGGCACCGTCGTCATCGGAGAAAGCGTCAAGATCTCTCCCGTCGCCATTGCGCACGGCAACCTCACGATAGAAATCAGGACGGATTTCCAGGTGTCGCAGCCCAAACCCTTCGCCCCGGAAAAGGCGGAGACCGTCGTCGTGCCGCAGAAGCAGGTAGCCGCGAACGAGCAGAAAGCGACGCTTATGGAAGTATCCGGGGCGACGCTCGGCGAGATCGTGAAGGCGCTCAACTCGCTCGGCGTCACGCCCCGCGACCTGATAGCCATACTGCAGGCGCTCCGGTCCTCGGGAGCGCTGCGCGCGGAATTGGAGATTATTTAA